Within the Mycobacterium gordonae genome, the region CATCAAGGTGGCCGGACAGTCATCTGGTAGGTGCACGCCCAAATGAGGACGATGAGCGAGCGCAATCCAATTCTCGTCGGGGTCGTTGGCTGCTTGATCACCGCCACCGTGGTGCTAGGCGCCCTCAATTACAACAGTCTGCCTTTTGTCGGCTCTACCAGCACATGTTCGGCCTACTTCGCCGATGCGGCCGGTTTGCAGGCGAATGCTCCGGTGGAGGTGTCGGGATTGCGGACCGGACGGGTCACCGGAATCGAACTCGACGGGGCGCGGGTCCTAGTCAAATTCAGTCTCGACAAGAAGGTCTCGCTGGGTGACCGAACCCAGGCTGCGATTAAGACCAAAACCGTTCTGGGAGCGAAGTTCCTGGAGGTAACGCCCCGGGGAGAAGGTCGACAGTCGGGCCCCATACCGCTGGAGCGCACCACCTCGCCCTACCAACTCACCGATGTCCTGGGCGACCTGTCGGCAACGATCAGCGGATTGGACACGACGACGGTGTCCGACTCGTTACGCACACTGGCGCAGACCTTCTCCCAGACGCCACCGGCGTTGAAAGCGGCGATACAAGGCGTTGGGCGATTCGCTGACACGTTGAACCTACGTGATCAGCAGCTGCGATCCCTACTGGCCAACGCCAGCAAGGCGAGCCGAGTTCTCTCAGATCGCAGTGACCAGGTCGTGAGTCTCATCGGAAGCACCAATGCGCTGCTGTTACAACTGCGAACGCAAAGCGCTGCGCTCGAACAGATCTCGGGAAACATCTCGGCGGTCGCCAGGCAGATCGAGGGTTTCGTCAGCGACAACCGTCAAACGATGAAGACGGCGCTGGACAAGCTGAATGGAGTGCTCACCATCGTCGACAACAGGAAGGCGCGCATCCAGGACTCGATCAGACGTCTGAACGGTTACGCGATGTCTCTGGGAGAGTCGATCGCGTCGGGTCCGTTCTTCAAGGGCTATCTGTCCAATCT harbors:
- a CDS encoding MCE family protein, giving the protein MRTMSERNPILVGVVGCLITATVVLGALNYNSLPFVGSTSTCSAYFADAAGLQANAPVEVSGLRTGRVTGIELDGARVLVKFSLDKKVSLGDRTQAAIKTKTVLGAKFLEVTPRGEGRQSGPIPLERTTSPYQLTDVLGDLSATISGLDTTTVSDSLRTLAQTFSQTPPALKAAIQGVGRFADTLNLRDQQLRSLLANASKASRVLSDRSDQVVSLIGSTNALLLQLRTQSAALEQISGNISAVARQIEGFVSDNRQTMKTALDKLNGVLTIVDNRKARIQDSIRRLNGYAMSLGESIASGPFFKGYLSNLALGQFVQPFIDAAFSDLGLDPNVLLPSQLSDPQVGQPGTPPLPVPYPRTGQGGEPRLNLPDAITGNPDDPRYPYRPPPPAPPPGGPPPGPPAEVQPPPPQPPVLLPAPGEPSSADSGGRR